Part of the Methanobrevibacter sp. TMH8 genome, AATATTAACTTCACGAATATATGTAGTGGAACTTGTGGTTTCTGTGCATTCAAAAGAAATGAAGGAGATAATGATTCTTTCTTTATAAGTATTGATAAACTTGTAGATATAGCTAAAGAAGTTCATAAAAATGGTGCAAAAGAATTATGTATCCAAGGTGGACTTCATGAAGATGTTGATGCATACTTTTATGAAGATATAGTTAAAAGTATAAAAGCAGAATGTCCTGATGTACATTTACATGCATTTTCACCAATGGAAATATATTATGGATCTAAGAAAGCTGGAATTTCAGTAGAAGAAACATTAAAAATGTTAAAGCGAGCAGGGCTTGGAAGTATGCCTGGAACAGCTGCTGAAATTTTAGTTGATGATGTTAGAAAAGTCATATGTAATGGAAAACTCACAGTTAGTGAATGGGAAGATGTAGTTAAGACTGCTCATAAAGTTGGAGTTAGAACAACTTGTACTATGATGTATGGACATGTAGAAACTTTTGAAGATAGAGTAAAACACATGGACATTCTTAGAAATATTCAAAAAGAAACTGGAGGGTTTACAGAGTTTGTACCTCTTACATTTATGCATGAAAAAGCTCCAATATATAAAACAGGAAAATCAAATCCTGGAGCAACAGGAGTCCAGGATCTTAAAGTTTATGCAATAGCTAGACTAATGTTTCAAGACCTTATTCCAAACATACAAGTTTCATGGGTTAAATTAGGATTTAAATTCGCTCAAACTGGACTTTTAACTGGAGCTAATGACATGGGTGGAACTCTTGGAGAAGAAAACATATCTAAATCAGCTGGAGCTTCACATGGAGTCAGAACAGAAACTGGAGCCTTAAAAGAAATTATTAAAGATATTGGGAGAACTCCTGCTTTAAGAGATACTTTATATGAGAATATAAAGCCACTATAAGAACATATACTATATTATTAATTACTATTTTTAGATATAAACGAATTATATTGTATAATATTATATTTTATTTTATATTCTTAATTTTATTTTTAAATATAAAATATATAAATATAAAAAAATTCTTTAAAAAAAATAAGTCTTAAAAAATAAAATAAAATTAAAACTCTTAAAAAAAATGAATCAAATTTAAGAGTTTTATAAAAAATTATATATTTTTTGTTTAATGTTTTAAGCTAATTGATTTTTTATTGTTTGTGTATATGATTTCTTTGTTTTTGTTTTTTGGATCTAAAGTGTAATAAGCTATGCAGTATCTGTGTTTAGTTCTATCTGGGTAATAGTCAACAATTAATGATATTTTTTTACCTGGAGCAATTGATTTTACTTTGAAATTTTTAGCTTTAATTTTTATCCCTTTTCTAATAT contains:
- the cofH gene encoding 5-amino-6-(D-ribitylamino)uracil--L-tyrosine 4-hydroxyphenyl transferase CofH, translating into MFSKLNISEKTGQILEKSIDEAISYDDAVHLMNVKGKDINALIATADLVRENIVGNNVTFIDNWNINFTNICSGTCGFCAFKRNEGDNDSFFISIDKLVDIAKEVHKNGAKELCIQGGLHEDVDAYFYEDIVKSIKAECPDVHLHAFSPMEIYYGSKKAGISVEETLKMLKRAGLGSMPGTAAEILVDDVRKVICNGKLTVSEWEDVVKTAHKVGVRTTCTMMYGHVETFEDRVKHMDILRNIQKETGGFTEFVPLTFMHEKAPIYKTGKSNPGATGVQDLKVYAIARLMFQDLIPNIQVSWVKLGFKFAQTGLLTGANDMGGTLGEENISKSAGASHGVRTETGALKEIIKDIGRTPALRDTLYENIKPL